In Carya illinoinensis cultivar Pawnee chromosome 10, C.illinoinensisPawnee_v1, whole genome shotgun sequence, one DNA window encodes the following:
- the LOC122279069 gene encoding integrin-linked protein kinase 1-like, whose translation MEPSKPPVRFTLGRQSSLAPDRHPKEEGSVAENDDGAEGIDPGVRLMYLANGGDLEGIRELLDSGVDVNFKDIDYRTALHVSACQGFTDLVALLLDRGAEVDPKDRWGSTPLADAIYYKNHDVINLLENRGAKPLMAPMHVRHAVEVPEYEIDHKELDFTNSVEITKGTFHIALWRGIKVAVKRLGEEVIPDEDKVRAFRDELALLQKIRHPNVVQFLGAVTQTSPMMIVTEYLPKGDLCAFLRSKGALKPTTAVRFALDIARGMNYLHENKPAPIIHRDLEPSNILRDDSGHLKVADFGVSKLLTVKEDRPFTSQETSGRYVAPEVFRNEEYDTKVDVFSFALILQEMIEGCPPFSAKQDNEVPKLYAAKQRPPFRASTKHYAHGLKELIEECWSENPAKRPTFQKIIIRLESIHNSLGNRRGWKVTRPLRCFQNLEAMLKKDSSESSHSRSSRSNPSSR comes from the exons ATGGAACCGTCCAAGCCGCCGGTGAGGTTCACACTGGGGCGGCAGTCGTCGCTGGCCCCGGACAGGCACCCGAAGGAGGAGGGGTCCGTCGCCGAGAACGACGATGGTGCGGAGGGGATCGATCCTGGGGTGAGGCTGATGTACCTGGCTAATGGCGGCGACCTGGAAGGGATCCGGGAGCTTCTTGACTCCGGCGTCGACGTCAATTTCAAGGATATCGACTATCGGACAGCTCTCCACGTCTCTGCCTGCCAGGGCTTCACTGACCTCGTCGCGCTCTTGCTCGACCGTGGGGCAGAGGTAGACCCCAAAGATCGCTGGGGGAGCACG cctCTTGCAGATGCTATATATTACAAGAACCACGACGTGATAAACCTTTTGGAGAACCGTGGTGCGAAGCCTCtg ATGGCCCCAATGCACGTTAGACATGCCGTTGAAGTCCCGGAATACGAAATTGATCATAAGGAACTTGATTTCACAAATAGTGTAGAAATAACTAAG GGAACCTTCCATATAGCATTGTGGCGTGGGATAAAAGTTGCTGTGAAAAGGCTTGGGGAGGAAGTGATTCCCGATGAGGATAAAGT GAGAGCCTTCAGGGATGAGCTTGCATTGCTTCAAAAGATACGGCATCCAAATGTAGTCCAATTTCTGGGTGCTGTGACTCAAACTAGTCCGATGATGATTGTCACGGAGTATCTGCCCAAG GGAGATCTTTGCGCATTCTTGAGAAGTAAAGGGGCTCTAAAGCCAACAACAGCTGTGAGATTTGCCCTTGATATTGCAAG GGGAATGAATTATTTGCATGAGAATAAGCCAGCCCCGATAATTCATCGTGATCTTGAGCCTTC AAATATATTGCGGGATGATTCTGGGCACCTAAAAGTTGCCGATTTTGGAGTTAGCAAGTTGCTGACAGTTAAAGAAGATAGACCTTTTACCAGTCAAGAAACTTCGG GCCGGTATGTGGCTCCAGAGGTCTTCAGAAACGAAGAATATGATACTAAAGTTGATGTATTCTCATTTGCTTTAATCCTGCAAGAG ATGATTGAAGGCTGCCCACCATTTTCTGCAAAGCAAGATAATGAAGTCCCTAAATTATATGCTGCAAAACAGCGTCCACCTTTTAGAGCTTCAACAAAGCACTATGCACATGGACTTAAAGA GTTGATTGAGGAGTGCTGGAGTGAGAATCCAGCTAAAAGACCAACATttcagaaaataataataaggctGGAGTCCATTCATAACAGTCTTGGTAATAGAAGGGGTTGGAAG GTAACTAGACCATTGAGATGCTTTCAGAACCTGGAGGCCATGTTGAAGAAAGATAGTTCTGAAAGCAGCCACAGCCGTTCATCTCGTTCTAATCCCAGCAGCCGATGA